One stretch of Arachis hypogaea cultivar Tifrunner chromosome 20, arahy.Tifrunner.gnm2.J5K5, whole genome shotgun sequence DNA includes these proteins:
- the LOC112783725 gene encoding ferritin-3, chloroplastic, translating into MLLGAAPSSCFPSFSPLNGGGDQLVPLFSSVSTLTSSSSGKSGLVVMCAATKGGSNSKPLSGVIFEPFEEVKKELDLVPTLPQASLARQKFVDQCEAAINEQINVEYNVSYVYHAMFAYFDRDNVALRGLAKFFKESSAEEREHAEKLMEYQNKRGGRVTLQSIVMPLSEFDHVEKGDALYAMELALSLEKLTNEKLLNLHSVATKNNDVQLADFIESEFLGEQVEAIKKISEYVAQLRRVGKGHGVWHFDQMLLHGDGVAA; encoded by the exons ATGCTTCTGGGAGCTGCACCCTCTTCTTGTTTCCCTTCCTTTTCTCCCCTCAACGGTGGCGGTGACCAGCTggtccctctcttttcttctgtTTCAACGTTGACTTCTTCTTCTTCGGGGAAGAGTGGTTTGGTTGTTATGTGTGCTGCGACGAAGGGAGGCTCTAACAGCAAGCCGTTAAGCGGCGTCATTTTCGAGCCGTTTGAAGAGGTGAAGAAGGAGCTCGACCTTGTCCCTACCTTACCTCAAGCTTCCCTCGCCAGACAGAAGTTCGTCGATCAGTGTGAAGCCGCCATTAATGAACAGATCAA TGTGGAGTACAATGTTTCATACGTTTACCATGCGATGTTTGCTTACTTCGATAGGGATAACGTGGCGCTGAGGGGTCTTGCCAA GTTTTTCAAGGAATCAAGTGCAGAGGAAAGGGAGCACGCTGAGAAATTGATGGAGTACCAG AATAAAAGGGGTGGAAGAGTGACGTTGCAATCTATAGTGATGCCACTCTCTGAGTTTGATCATGTGGAAAAGGGGGATGCACTTTATG CAATGGAACTTGCTCTTTCATTGGAGAAGCTAACAAACGAGAAGCTCCTTAATTTGCACAGT GTTGCCACTAAGAACAATGACGTGCAGTTGGCAGATTTCATTGAAAGCGAGTTCTTGGGTGAACAG GTGGAAGCCATTAAGAAAATATCAGAGTATGTTGCTCAGCTCAGAAGAGTTGGCAAAGGACATGGTGTGTGGCACTTTGATCAGATGCTGCTCCATGGAGATGGAGTTGCTGCTTGA
- the LOC112785699 gene encoding uncharacterized protein: MLLFIQVIDKVVPALVDLAEITTLSDHKKLGDSIVSVLQDYIQSQGSGRSSISGRTSEQIKNLLNSKQRLKWKNNMPKEDLHIKQAAALVVKLEGNSLFSSGNISGAALKYSEALSLCPMRFKKERVVLYSNRVQCHLLLQQPLAAINDATRTLCLHKPLNHHAKSLWRIAQAYDMLGIAKESLLNVILFINECSQSNDPDLLQRQNKVPDYETDGCCLVISRGTY; this comes from the exons ATGCTTTTATTTATTCAA GTGATTGATAAAGTGGTTCCTGCATTAGTTGACCTTGCCGAAATTACAACTCTTAGCGACCACAAAAAGCTTGGTGATTCCATTGTTAGTGTTCTTCAGGACTACATCCAGTCACAGGGGTCAGGAAGAAGCTCAATTAGTGGTCGCACTAGTGAACAAATTAAGAACCTATTAAATTCAAAGCAAAGGttaaaatggaaaaataatatgCCCAAGGAAGATCTACATATTAAGCAGGCTGCAGCTCTGGTGGTCAAGCTTGAAGGAAATTCTCTGTTCTCATCTGGAAATATTTCTGGAGCTGCATTAAAATACTCAGAAGCATTGTCATTGTGTCCAATGAGATTCAAGAAGGAGAGAGTTGTTCTATATAGTAATCGAGTTCAATGCCATCTTTTACTACAACAACCTTTGGCTGCCATCAATGATGCTACCCGTACACTATGCCTTCATAAACCTCTCAACCATCATGCCAAAagtctttggagaatagcacaaGCTTATGACATGCTTGGGATAGCAAAAGAGAGTTTATTGAATGTCATTCTATTTATTAATGAATGCTCTCAATCAAATGATCCTGATCTCTTACAGAGACAAAATAAAGTTCCAGATTATGAAACAGATGGATGCTGCTTGGTTATTTCGAGAGGCACCTATTAA